In Selenomonas sp. TAMA-11512, a genomic segment contains:
- the glmM gene encoding phosphoglucosamine mutase has translation MTRLFGTDGVRGEANTDLTPELAYRLGWAAALYFGRDKNEPPMIYIGRDTRLSGKLFEAALATGICSAGGRCEIIGTCPTPAIAYLTKQQDADAGIVISASHNPFQDNGIKFFGADGYKLPDAVEDEIEALVRRLEAGEKLPRATGRRIGDITGRREYLVRYINYVAGTTTERFDGMKIVLDCANGAASEAMPKVLAKLGADVTVIHATPNGVNINENCGSTHLESLIDTVKKLGADIGIAHDGDADRCLCVDENGAVIDGDRILVMCAQDMIKEGSLKDNTVVTTVMANIGFHKAIEAAGAKTVVTGVGDRYVLENMLANGYNLGGEQSGHIIFKDFATTGDGLITAVQVLTSLKRSGKKASDLAGLMKSYPQLLVNVRVKSKDGWEDNVDIREAVEKGEEQLGKDGRILVRASGTEPLIRVMAEGPHQVELETICRTIADRIKQVQG, from the coding sequence ATGACGAGATTATTCGGGACAGACGGTGTACGCGGTGAGGCAAATACGGACTTGACACCGGAGCTTGCATATCGGCTCGGCTGGGCGGCCGCGCTCTACTTCGGCAGGGATAAAAACGAGCCGCCGATGATCTACATTGGCCGCGATACGCGCCTTTCGGGCAAGCTCTTTGAAGCCGCGCTCGCGACGGGTATCTGCTCGGCGGGCGGACGCTGCGAGATCATCGGCACTTGTCCGACGCCCGCGATTGCTTACCTCACGAAGCAGCAGGACGCGGATGCGGGAATCGTCATTTCCGCATCGCATAACCCGTTTCAGGATAACGGCATCAAGTTCTTCGGGGCCGACGGCTATAAGCTTCCCGACGCGGTCGAGGATGAGATCGAGGCGCTCGTTCGCCGTCTCGAGGCGGGAGAAAAGCTGCCCCGTGCGACAGGGAGACGGATTGGCGACATCACGGGACGCCGCGAGTACCTTGTCCGCTACATCAACTACGTCGCGGGCACGACAACGGAGCGTTTCGACGGCATGAAGATCGTCCTCGACTGCGCGAACGGCGCAGCCTCCGAGGCGATGCCGAAGGTGCTTGCCAAGCTCGGCGCGGATGTCACGGTCATCCATGCCACGCCAAACGGCGTCAATATCAATGAGAACTGCGGCTCAACACATCTGGAATCGCTCATCGATACGGTGAAAAAGCTCGGCGCGGATATCGGCATCGCACACGACGGAGATGCGGATCGCTGCCTCTGCGTCGATGAAAACGGCGCTGTCATCGATGGAGACCGCATCCTTGTCATGTGTGCGCAGGATATGATAAAGGAGGGCTCGCTCAAGGACAATACCGTCGTCACGACGGTCATGGCAAACATCGGCTTCCACAAGGCCATTGAGGCGGCGGGAGCCAAGACGGTCGTCACGGGCGTCGGCGATCGCTATGTGCTTGAGAACATGCTTGCCAACGGATACAATCTCGGCGGCGAGCAGTCCGGACATATCATCTTCAAGGATTTCGCGACGACGGGAGATGGGCTCATCACCGCGGTGCAGGTGCTGACATCTCTGAAGCGCAGCGGCAAAAAGGCCTCCGATCTCGCCGGACTCATGAAGAGCTATCCGCAGCTCCTCGTAAATGTCCGCGTCAAGAGCAAGGACGGATGGGAAGACAATGTGGACATCAGGGAAGCCGTCGAAAAGGGGGAAGAGCAGCTCGGCAAGGATGGCCGCATTCTCGTTCGCGCCTCGGGTACGGAGCCGCTCATTCGCGTCATGGCGGAGGGGCCCCATCAGGTAGAGCTGGAGACGATTTGTCGGACGATTGCCGATCGAATCAAGCAGGTGCAGGGATGA
- a CDS encoding sirohydrochlorin cobaltochelatase, which translates to MMAPAVLFAGFGTADKTAREAAISSIVRDAAVQFPDLHFVEAYTSAFIRKRLASLGEHVPSPEECLEELAAEGRDTVYIQPLHLTPGEEYDNKLRPLLERYGNRFRRLVLGEPLFYHWAEGVDDDYAAVLDVLRELYPPSAEEVIVLLGHGSPHRHNPVYERLQNVIEQGRLPICIGVVEETDTPDFSMVEIRLSEYGVRQICLAPLLLSGGIHVTEDMAGKSDASWKSRLETLGYQVRTNLRGLGEYPAFRQLYMKKLANLLEKGKL; encoded by the coding sequence ATGATGGCACCCGCTGTCCTGTTCGCCGGCTTCGGCACGGCCGATAAGACGGCGCGTGAAGCAGCCATCTCTTCGATTGTGCGAGATGCCGCCGTGCAGTTTCCCGATCTGCACTTCGTCGAGGCATATACGTCAGCGTTTATTCGGAAGCGGTTGGCTTCTCTTGGCGAACACGTGCCGTCGCCGGAAGAGTGTCTGGAGGAGCTGGCGGCAGAGGGGCGGGATACGGTCTATATCCAGCCGCTTCATCTGACGCCAGGTGAAGAATATGACAATAAGCTGCGGCCGCTGCTTGAGAGATACGGCAACCGATTTCGGCGCCTCGTCCTCGGCGAGCCGCTCTTTTACCATTGGGCGGAGGGCGTGGATGATGACTATGCCGCTGTCTTGGACGTGCTGCGCGAGCTGTATCCGCCGTCGGCAGAGGAAGTGATTGTCCTCTTGGGGCACGGTTCCCCGCATCGGCATAATCCCGTCTACGAGCGACTGCAGAATGTAATCGAGCAGGGGAGACTGCCCATCTGCATCGGAGTTGTAGAGGAGACGGACACGCCTGATTTCTCCATGGTGGAGATCCGACTTTCCGAGTATGGGGTGCGGCAGATTTGCCTGGCGCCGCTACTTCTCTCCGGAGGCATCCACGTTACCGAGGATATGGCGGGGAAGAGCGATGCTTCGTGGAAGAGCCGATTGGAGACTTTGGGATATCAAGTCCGTACGAATCTTCGCGGGCTTGGAGAATACCCGGCGTTTCGGCAGCTTTACATGAAAAAACTTGCAAATCTCCTGGAAAAGGGAAAATTGTAA
- a CDS encoding OadG family protein, which yields MSQPVTTNPFIIMIINMTIVFLVLTAIWGMITLLHAIDPTKKPKAAPAAQPSAAPVPKPAAPTVAPTGMPQEIIAVIAAAVQAMGYRLADVKAVRPVERPGWKEAGRTQGMRG from the coding sequence ATGTCACAACCAGTAACAACAAACCCTTTTATTATCATGATTATCAACATGACGATCGTATTCCTTGTTCTTACTGCAATTTGGGGAATGATCACGCTTCTTCACGCCATCGATCCGACGAAGAAGCCAAAGGCGGCACCGGCCGCACAGCCGTCGGCTGCACCTGTACCGAAACCGGCGGCTCCGACTGTAGCACCGACGGGGATGCCGCAGGAAATTATTGCCGTCATCGCCGCTGCCGTGCAGGCAATGGGGTATCGGCTCGCCGATGTCAAAGCTGTTCGCCCCGTTGAGCGTCCCGGATGGAAAGAAGCCGGCCGCACGCAGGGCATGCGTGGTTAA
- a CDS encoding sodium ion-translocating decarboxylase subunit beta has protein sequence MEFINAFLVSLQAVWASSGFVSFTLGNFIMIVVGLVLIYMAFVKEFEPLLLGPIAFGCILANIPATGFFGEEMNVMKLIGMGITFEIFPPLIFLGVGAMTDFGPLIANPKTLLLGAAAQFGVFIALGGAMAVGFTVPQASAIGIIGGADGPTSIYLASKLAPELLGAIAVAAYSYMSLVPLIQPPVMKLFTTQKEREVVMEQLRPVSKFERVAFPIASTILISLLLPSIASLLGMLMLGNLFRESGVTDRLSDTSQNALINIVTIFLATGTGLTMSAESFLTADTLLIIGLGLVAFIGGTAAGVVFGKIMYVVSGGKINPLIGSAGVSAVPMAARVSQVVGAQSRPGNFLLMHAMGPNVAGVIGTAVAAGTMLAMLGK, from the coding sequence ATGGAATTCATAAATGCATTTCTAGTCTCCCTGCAAGCCGTATGGGCAAGCTCCGGCTTTGTCAGCTTTACACTCGGTAACTTCATCATGATTGTCGTCGGGCTCGTGCTCATCTACATGGCGTTTGTCAAGGAGTTTGAACCGCTTCTCTTGGGGCCTATCGCCTTCGGCTGTATACTGGCGAATATCCCGGCAACGGGATTTTTCGGCGAAGAGATGAACGTCATGAAGCTCATCGGCATGGGAATCACGTTTGAGATCTTTCCACCGCTCATCTTCCTCGGTGTCGGCGCGATGACGGACTTCGGGCCGCTTATCGCGAACCCGAAGACGCTCCTCTTGGGCGCCGCGGCGCAGTTCGGTGTATTCATCGCTTTGGGCGGTGCTATGGCTGTCGGTTTCACCGTGCCGCAGGCATCGGCTATCGGCATCATCGGCGGCGCGGACGGCCCTACATCCATCTACCTTGCCTCGAAGCTCGCGCCTGAGCTCCTCGGTGCAATCGCCGTTGCGGCCTATTCCTATATGTCGCTCGTCCCTCTGATTCAGCCGCCTGTCATGAAGCTGTTCACGACACAGAAAGAGCGTGAGGTCGTCATGGAGCAGCTCCGTCCTGTGTCGAAGTTTGAGAGGGTCGCGTTCCCCATTGCGTCCACGATTCTTATCAGTTTACTGCTTCCGTCCATCGCCTCGCTTCTCGGCATGCTGATGCTCGGCAATCTCTTTCGTGAGAGCGGCGTTACGGATCGTCTCTCGGATACATCGCAGAACGCCCTCATCAATATCGTCACCATCTTTCTTGCAACGGGTACCGGTCTTACGATGTCGGCGGAGAGTTTCCTCACGGCGGATACGCTTCTCATCATCGGACTCGGCCTTGTCGCCTTTATCGGCGGTACGGCAGCAGGTGTTGTCTTCGGTAAGATTATGTATGTTGTTTCCGGAGGAAAGATCAATCCGCTTATCGGTTCGGCAGGTGTTTCAGCTGTCCCGATGGCGGCTCGCGTTTCGCAGGTCGTCGGTGCACAGTCCAGACCGGGGAACTTCCTCCTCATGCACGCTATGGGACCGAATGTCGCCGGCGTCATCGGCACGGCAGTCGCTGCCGGTACGATGCTCGCCATGCTCGGCAAATAA
- a CDS encoding NAD(P)H-binding protein: protein MKAVLIGATGAVGKDLLRALLEDKRYTEVIAFARRALGVTHEKLTEHTIDFDAPATWRELVKGDVLFSTLGTSLKQAGSKEAQRRIDYDYQLAFAKAAQENGVKRLVLLSSIGADSKSSIFYLRLKGELDDAVQGLGFDSLTIVRPPSLIREKSKRLGETVSVKLLQAVNAVGLAKRLAPMETAVVARSMMSLGANAAGGTRIVEGQDIRDFA, encoded by the coding sequence ATGAAAGCTGTTTTAATCGGCGCGACGGGCGCCGTCGGCAAAGACTTGCTGCGTGCGCTTCTCGAGGATAAGCGCTATACGGAGGTCATTGCGTTCGCGCGGCGCGCGCTCGGCGTGACGCACGAAAAGCTCACGGAGCATACGATCGACTTCGACGCGCCCGCGACGTGGCGGGAGCTTGTCAAAGGCGACGTCCTCTTCTCGACGCTCGGCACCTCGCTCAAGCAGGCGGGCTCCAAGGAAGCGCAGCGCCGCATCGACTATGATTACCAGCTCGCCTTCGCCAAGGCCGCGCAGGAAAACGGCGTGAAGCGTCTTGTACTCCTCTCCTCCATAGGCGCGGACAGCAAGTCGAGCATCTTCTATCTGCGCCTGAAGGGTGAGCTCGACGACGCTGTGCAGGGTCTTGGCTTCGATTCGCTGACCATCGTGCGCCCGCCGAGCCTCATACGCGAGAAAAGCAAGCGTCTCGGCGAAACCGTATCCGTCAAGCTCCTGCAGGCCGTCAACGCCGTCGGCTTGGCAAAGCGGCTCGCCCCGATGGAAACCGCCGTCGTCGCGCGCTCCATGATGTCACTGGGCGCGAATGCGGCAGGCGGCACAAGAATCGTCGAAGGACAGGACATCCGCGATTTCGCATGA